In Phoenix dactylifera cultivar Barhee BC4 chromosome 11, palm_55x_up_171113_PBpolish2nd_filt_p, whole genome shotgun sequence, the following are encoded in one genomic region:
- the LOC103723974 gene encoding B-box zinc finger protein 19-like, which yields MKGCELCERAARIYCESDQASLCWECDAKVHGANFLVARHSRCLLCRGCQVPTPWRASGARLGPTVSVCERCCLQGKRRREDVVDDDGNGEEEDEEAEEDEGDEAEGEGEGEAEEEEEEEEEGDNQVVPLSLTPPPVATSSSSEESYNGFLKRIRENADLASRDDDIPCSSSQPSYLASAPARAVAEDEATSFAGSSLGPFKDRNKAGLRGSAPSAHAQFHHHRLFRGRHPGYPPP from the exons atgAAGGGGTGCGAGCTGTGCGAGAGGGCGGCTCGGATATACTGCGAGTCGGACCAGGCGAGCCTGTGCTGGGAGTGCGACGCCAAGGTGCACGGCGCCAACTTCCTGGTGGCCCGCCACTCTCGCTGCCTCCTCTGCCGGGGTTGCCAGGTCCCCACACCATGGAGGGCCTCCGGAGCCAGGCTCGGCCCCACCGTCTCCGTCTGCGAGCGCTGCTGCCTCCAAGGCAAGCGACGGCGAGAAGACGTAGTGGATGATGATGGGAACggcgaggaagaagatgaggaggcggaggaggacgaAGGAGACGAggcagaaggagaaggagaaggagaggcagaagaggaggaggaggaggaggaggagggggataaCCAAGTGGTGCCATTGTCGTTGACGCCGCCCCCGGTGGCGACCTCCTCCAGCAGCGAGGAGTCGTACAATGGGTTCTTGAAGCGGATCCGGGAGAACGCGGATCTCGCCTCTCGG GACGACGACATCCCCTGCTCGTCCTCCCAGCCGAGCTACCTCGCGTCGGCGCCGGCTCGAGCTGTCGCCGAGGACGAGGCCACCTCCTTCGCGGGCTCCTCCCTCGGCCCCTTCAAGGACCGCAATAAGGCCGGGCTCCGCGGCTCGGCTCCTTCGGCTCACGCCCAATTCCACCACCACCGACTCTTCCGCGGCCGCCATCCTGGATATCCGCCACCGTAG